Sequence from the Bubalus kerabau isolate K-KA32 ecotype Philippines breed swamp buffalo chromosome 17, PCC_UOA_SB_1v2, whole genome shotgun sequence genome:
cgtgaattctctgatgtttagTAAGAAGTGAGCTATGGTTAAATGCTTtggtacattctgtacatttgaaaggtTTCCTTCCTGTATGAATTTTCTTATGTCTACGTAGATGGCATGAGTTACTAAATATTTTCCCACATAtcttacacttgttttctttctgtggattctgaacAGTCTGCTGTTGAATAAATTCTGAAGACCGATTAGAAACCTTCCCATATTCAGTACAAGTTCTCTCTTCAGTACAAGTACTCttatctagagaaaaacctgacatTTGATCAAAGGTATTTGCACATTCATTACTTTTAGAATCCTTGTTTGATGATTCAGAACCCTGATGTTTCATAAGGTTTGAGTCTCCTTCAACCCTATACCCATTTTCATTGCCTGAATACCTTCTCAGTCCACCATAAATACTCTTGTAATTATTGGAGCTGGAGCTGTTACTTAAGGTCTGACTCATTTTATTACATAAAGAAGGTTGTTGTGTATTAACCATAtcacaatatttattgaacaatgaTGGCTggattatgtctcctccattattATCAACATTATACATCTTGGAATGGAGAGAAAATATCCGTTGGGGGAAGAAAAATGACTCTCTTCTCTTGGACCTCTCAAATTGATTAGATAGTGAATTTTCCCACTCATTGTTAAATTGTAGGTgttcagacatccttgaatgtatgTTTAGTCGAAGCCTACGTTCACAATTGTCTGAATGAGTATTTGCAATAGAGACTAAATTACCTTGCATATTTTCCACGTGTCCTTTTAGAGAATATGTACGTTTCAAAAAAGGATGGAAATCTTTTCTTAAACACTTACACTTCTCGTTAGATGTTGAAGACTGAAGTTGGTGTTTTTCCCAGTTTGACTCACGTTGCTCATTGCTTTTGGCAGTATTGTTAGCATTATGTGTAactgtctccatttcttcatGTCCATATAAACATCCTCTCTGTCTTTCATATACCCTTGTATATTTCcagtctttcattaaatttaagtttctgaggtgaaatatttgatatattcctAGGTTTGCTTTTGGGAATACATCTTCTAACGCTGCATTCCTTGGCATCAAATCCTGGGTGTCTTGTGGAGACATAGCTGAAAGATACCAAATAACAAGTAATTTTCCCTGCTATTCTCAGtgaatatctttaaagatttaGAGAGTCTCACTGGGGGAGCTCAGTTTGGAGAGAAGGAGAGCCTCATTCTCTGTGGGAAGAAAACATGGCAACCAGCGTGTGGCAGCAGGACAGAGTGAGACCTGCACACAGGGtgctgaccccagccctgcccacccagccttaGAGGCATGTCCGCCAATGCAGACAAAGGCTGGGTGCTGAAATGTGGGCTTTGTAAAGCGGACCGAGGCAGAGGACTACTGCTGGCTATGAGGAAACATCCTGAAGGGATGGGCATGAGGGAGGAGCTCTGCAAACAAGATCCTTGTGGTGAAGCCTGAACCACCATAGAGCAGAGTGCCATTGGTGAGTGACGCCCAAACAAGAAGCCCATTGCATCCCATGTTCCTTGTGTTGCCCTCTGCTCGTCAAGGACTACGAAGAACTCCACCCACGTAGGACTTTTGAGCCCCCAGCCACGGCCTCCCCCATCCAACGCCTCCACAATCAGCAGAATCCTGTGCTctggggcagcctcaggagaagaCACCTGTG
This genomic interval carries:
- the LOC129632476 gene encoding zinc finger protein 93-like, with the translated sequence METVTHNANNTAKSNEQRESNWEKHQLQSSTSNEKCKCLRKDFHPFLKRTYSLKGHVENMQGNLVSIANTHSDNCERRLRLNIHSRMSEHLQFNNEWENSLSNQFERSKRRESFFFPQRIFSLHSKMYNVDNNGGDIIQPSLFNKYCDMVNTQQPSLCNKMSQTLSNSSSSNNYKSIYGGLRRYSGNENGYRVEGDSNLMKHQGSESSNKDSKSNECANTFDQMSGFSLDKSTCTEERTCTEYGKVSNRSSEFIQQQTVQNPQKENKCKICGKIFSNSCHLRRHKKIHTGRKPFKCTECTKAFNHSSLLTKHQRIHAGEKPYKCTECGKAFNHNSNLIQHWRIHMGEKPYKCTECSKAFICSSHLIYHQQIHTGERPYKCTECSKAFICYSQLSYHQRIHTGEKPYKCKECDKAFIQCSHLTQHQRIHTGERPYKCTECDKAFSHSSNLTKHLRTHT